A single Cannabis sativa cultivar Pink pepper isolate KNU-18-1 chromosome 7, ASM2916894v1, whole genome shotgun sequence DNA region contains:
- the LOC115698005 gene encoding uncharacterized protein LOC115698005: protein MYLFVGFGFFVLTKGCAIVTLSIGERSFIMDRNWMSANRLSAEYSEGVDHFLDFCQKNAKNTKLVLCPCLKCGNMERVDIASIKEHLFRNGIDKSYKVWVYHGEKNRVPGEGTSKSNKVKGVNLEYEDDHIPEMIGDAQYELNVDPLKFQSFVEDAEKPIYPNCNRFTKLSTLIRLYKQCGYYVMKFIESFMVVEDPIQLLTRQDRFSTPYTNDEINIMRDRWIHYVKAEAERQQLPC from the exons atgtatttatttgtaGGTTTTGGGTTCTTTGTGTTGACTAAAGGTTGCGCAATTGTAACTCTATCTATTGGAGAAAG aagttTCATAATGGATAGAAATTGGATGAGTGCGAATAGATTATCAGCGGAGTATAGTGAAGGAGTTGACCATTTCTTGGACTTTTGTCAGAAGAAtgctaaaaatactaaattggtTCTTTGTCCTTGTCTTAAATGTGGTAACATGGAGCGTGTGGACATTGCTAGTATAAAGGAGCATTTATTTAGGAACGGAATAGACAAGAGTTATAAGGTTTGGGTTTACCATGGGGAAAAGAATAGAGTTCCGGGCGAGGGAACGTCTAAGTCTAACAAGGTTAAGGGTGTTAATTTGGAGTATGAGGATGATCACATTCCAGAAATGATTGGAGATGCACAATATGAATTAAATGTCGATCCTTTGAAATTTCAAAGTTTTGTAGAGGATGCCGAGAAGCCTATTTACCCTAATTGTAATAGGTTTACTAAGTTGTCGACACTTATTAGATTATACAAACAGTGTGGATACTACGTCATGAAATTCATTGAAAGTTTCATGGTCGTAGAAGATCCAATACAATTGTTGACCCGACAAGATAGGTTCTCCACTCCGTACACTAATGATGAGATAAATATTATGCGTGATCGGTGGATTCATTATGTGAAAGCGGAAGCGGAGCGACAACAGTTACCGTGTTAG